DNA sequence from the Pungitius pungitius chromosome 16, fPunPun2.1, whole genome shotgun sequence genome:
GCTCCAACTTGTTGTTCGAGAGGTCAAGCAGCCGCAGATTCCACTGGTGGACGGTGTCGTTCTTGTCCAGCAGCTGGAGGCGGTTGGAGGCGGCGTGCAGCTGCCACAGGGAACGAGGCAAGCCAGCGGGCAGGTGGCTCAGCCTGTTGTGAGACAGATCCAGTAAGCGGAGGTGGGTGTATGCGGTGAGCTGGCCATCCAGCCCGTGGAGTCGGTTGTGGGACAGGTTGAGGGAGCGCACGTTGTGCTGCAGGCCGTCGGGAAGCTGCCTCAGGCCCCTCCACGAGCAGTCCACCTCCCTGtgggtgctgctgcaggagcacaTGGTGGGACACACGGCCAGGACATGCAGCCCCAGAAGCAACACGAGCAGCAGTTCCAGAAGGGCCTCACTTGGGGTCAGCGGCACACGCCTGCTGAACAAGAGAGATAGCGGGACAGAAGAAGACAATGTTAGTGTTTGTCTCACACAGGACTCTCTTCACCTCCAGGACTCACACTAGGAAATCATGCGTGCAGATTGTTTGGATGGAACACTGGGCCTTTATTGAAGTGCAGTGACTGCAAAATGCTTTCTCTCtcatacagaaacacacacacacacacacacacacctctccagaGACATACTGTAGGTACCTGCACAAGCGACTCAGTGTGTGCCGTACGTCACTGCATTGCTTGCAGATTCTCACATGAACATTAAATGCAATACAGACATCATGGTCATCTAACCATGGTTTTTGGGGTGTTTGGGGTTGTTTTAGGCAAAGTTCTCACATATACCAGCGGCGGTTTGAAATGCAGCCTTTTTCTTTAACTGACCAACATCCGACCGGACCTGCAAGAGGATATTTCTTGTCCATTCAAGAATATCCTTTGAAAATAAAGGAGGATAAATTCCTCTAGTCATCTTCCCTGGAGTCAGTTTGCCTGCTCTGGCACCAGTGGTTGTCAGAGCAGTCAGTTCCATGCTCCCAGAGGAGGGGAACTAGCTCAATAGATGGGTTGTATTAATGACTCCACAGAGAACTCATGCATCAGCTGGTGCAAAGGCAGGCAAAGACACAGCCAGGAGCTCTGCGCTGCTGAAACTGCAGTGTACTGTTTGTGAGCCAGGGTGGGgcgtaatgtgtgtgtgtgtgtgtgtgtgaaatgagtCAAGAAATTCATCTCACCTTCTCATCTTATCATTCCAGTCACttttctctgctcttttttccGCCGTCCAGCCGGTCCTTTCTCCTGCTTTCAAgcccagctgctgctctgctaaagcgcttttctttcttcttcttcttcttctatatgCCTGAAGTGCCTTGATAGAATTAGAACGCTTGCTTACTtgtccagtgttttttttctttttaggttgCCCTCAATGCCTTCCAGTTTGTCCTGCCCGAAGAGCAGAGAGTTTGATTTTGCCTTTATGAATCTTTGAGATGGCGCGATCAGGCACTGCAGGCTGTGGATTTGCTCTGTGCAGTGCGAGTGAGTGAGGAGGGGTGGGGTATTGGTCGGGAGTATTAGGAGGGTGGGTAACTAAGGAGAAATGGAGCACATAACAGAGCGGTCCCTGCACACAGGCTGCTGCAAAGAGAACTCCTCAATCCCTCGGATGGCTGTGGTCAGGATTTATTTCTGCATTTAAAGCGACAGCTCTTGTTGTGGTTAGATTAACTGACTGATTTCACTCCTGtttgtattcaaaatgaattaaactGTTCTCACCCAAATCAATATTATCCCCCCCTAAAGCATCGCTTGACAAAGTAACGCGGTGCTTTGAGTATGTTGCTATTATCCCTGTGTACATTTAGAAGctgccacacaaaaaaaaaaaaccttggagaTTTGTTGCAGAGAGGACCCCAGCCCACTGCAGCTTCCTCTCTGTCATCAGAAATACAGGCAGCTCACCGTGGTGCTGCATTGCTGTACTCCGACCACACATCGTCATCGAAGAGTTCAAAAGTGATACAGATCGTTATGTATACATACTTTAAGACCTCTTTCTGTACTTTCCTCTCTTGTCTGCTTATTTGCTGAAGCAGCCTGCATCAATAATGAGTATCCTTTCACTGCCCCAAAGTCAAATCCTGTTTCCCCCTGTGAAACACTATATATTATCCAATATACTATTATATTAACAGCAGAAGGTAAACAAAAAATCTAAATCTCTCAGATCTAAGATACCGTAATACCTTAGACTTCTTATATACAATCAAGAAGTATTTTGACTTTTACTTCGATGGCCTGTACCCAGAGCTCCCAGTGTTTTAACCTATTTGCAGCACGAGTTGCATAGAGAGTGACAAACTATTCCGAAGGTGCACATCCATCATGACGTCAAGTAAACACATGAACAAATATCTGCACCAGATGGAGGAAACAACTGCCTATTGGGCttttgaaaaggttttttttgtttgcctttgTCAGCTCTGGTTGAGTTGAAAGAGAGTGTTCTTTGGGAGTTGAGTGGCAGTGCCTGGAGGAGGCGCattctctgcctgctgatcaagcagcgcgcacacacacacacacacacacacacgcgcacacacacacacacacacaccaactcacGCCTGAACTTTAAAACCAAGTCTCAAACCTCAAGCAAGCCTTTAAAGACGTGAGGATCGGCTTAAATGTGCTCACTTTCCAAAAAACGTCCCCTATAAATCAGcaacacgcacatacacacatgccgacatgcacacaaacgcacgcacacaaacacatttgttgcAAATTAAAAAAGTCAGGACTGAGGTTACAGGTGTTTTATTCCTCTGATTGTTACAGATAGTATATGTCTAGCAGAATAGATAGATAGTAAAATACAGTATCAACCTATTGTTATAAAACTACAAATGCCCAGTGCCCAGGTGTGACAGATTTACCGGATTGCAGCGTGCGCAGCTCTCAACTTACTCTAATGCAAAAGCTGCAgtttaaaaatgtcctttttttaaccATGAAGGATTTGCAAACATAGTCAAAACAGGTGCTCAGGAAACACAGCTTCACACCTTCTCTTTTGGTTCCTCATTGCACCCAGAGGTGGGGGCTGCTCCAGCTTTGACAGACTGGAGATCAGTGGCCTCCTCTGGCGACTTTGAAGAGGATGCATCTTCCGCAGCGGTTTCAGGTTCAGCGGAAGCTTCCTTGCCCTCAGCAGTCTTggccacctcctccttcacctcctccttctcctcctcttccctttgcCCATCCTTGTTTCCCTTCCCGCCCTCTCCCTTGGTGGCACCCTCCCCCACGTGCTCTTCTGTTTGAACGATGTCCACCATTAGCACGGTGGTCTCTTTGGCCTCCGTCTCGGACACGCTTTTGCTCTTCTTGGCCGTTCCCATCCAGTATTCAGTGGTGCTGATCAGGTCAGCGTTGTCGCTCAGCATCTTGACTTGAATGCTCAGCTGACAAACTTTACACACGAGCAACAGAGTAGAAATCAGCAGGATAGCGCAGGCTATAATCAGTCCACCAGCCATGATGACCACTGGACGACATTGCATAGCGTAAATGGACATTAAAAGTGGGTTGGTGGGGGTTGTGGAAGCGATGGTGGTTGTGGAAGCGATGGTGGTCTGTCGGCCAGAAGAAGGTGAAGCGCTGTGATTATTGGAGTCCTGGGAGAGTGAAGGATTGGTAGAGTTGGGACGAGTTGTGGGCGATGTAATGGAAGCTGGAGGACTGGAGTTTGGATTTTGAATGCCCGTTGACGTGACAGGATAAGAGGTCGTTTGAGCTCCACACAATACTGGACCCAGTATTTCTATGCAGTACAACACAAAGAGGATTCCATTCATCTTGATGTCTGAGAAAACACAGGATTACGCTTTAGTTTGAAATCAGATTTAGAATACAAAGGTAATACAATAAGAGGAATAAGGAGAAAATGCAGACACAGTAACACCTTAAATAATCGATGGGGGCCGTGGAACAGAAATCTTGAATCTAAATGTGACTATGCACATttactaattttttttttgctacttTAAATTCCTAACTTCCCACAGTTTCAGTTGGCAAACAAGGTACAACAATTTCAGCTTCAACAACTAATAACTTTGCAGATTCTATTCAATGACTTTGAGTATTTCAAGTATATACTAATACTTACGTTCTCTTACTGAAGGGCCATTTTGAAGACAGGACTACAATATTTTAGTTTCTGTATTATGATCTTATATATTTAATGGATTATTTCCTTCTACACTAAGGTGCACAGTACTGAAATAACTTGAacaatttagaaatgaatccaaCACAGAGTATTTAGAACTTGTAGTATTTATAGTATTTATACTTGGAAATCCATTTCAAAAGTATTCCAAATACACAAAGGACAAAATAACTCAAACATGTCTCATTTCTGAACATGCGTACATCGGGACCAACCACTTCTCTTTAGCAAGGTTTAGAAAATGGTACAAAAAATACTGTAATGTTTCCATCTTTAGAAACAAAAGAATAATCCTTTAACTTTATGTAGCTTTGAATTCATAAGATACCGGGATTATGCACACGCTAAAAAGATGTTAATGACCCTTAAACCGTATTTACGCAAGACTGTTATGAATGTAACCCTAACTATAAATACCGACAATTAACACGTAGAGTTCTTCATAGAGTTTCTAATAGTTTTCAAGTTAAACTCATGGTATGGACACGTTTTCTAAAACAAAATGATGCATTGATTAAGAACACTTACATTGCTGGAGATCTCAATGTATTTCCAAGAAGAATAAGGTTTTTTGTCAAGTATGTGAAGTTTGTATCACAAGTGAAGTGAGATGAGCAAATGACCGCCAATGTCGAATGACAAGGAACACTCAAACCGCTGCCTCATTCTCACTTCTCTATTCACCCTATTATAAGAAAAGGAAGTGGTTTTGGTATTTTGTTTGGTGCTGTGGGTAGTAACAGAGACATCTGCCAAATAGCTCATTATTTAAAGTTGCATGTGTGCTAAATGCTCCCCCTGTACTtagtttcagtaaaaaaaaaacatgacctatttcattacatttaaaagctggttccatccatctatccatccattcatttccCTCCGATAGTCTTGGGTCAGGTCGTGGTAGTAGCAGGTTGACCCAGAGGCGTTCACAGTCCAGCTGGGAGATAAAATCCCTCCTTCCCCGGGCTTCCAGGAGGCATCTGCGGCCTACTAGGCACTTATGAGCCACCTTTACTTTGAACATGGTGTTTCTTATGGACAAACCATGATTAGCACACAAGTCCAATAGCAAGACACCAATCAGGTTCAGATCGGGCAGGCACGTTCCTCCCAATCCCACCTCTCCAGGTTCCACTGTTATTGCCCACGTAAGCATTGAAGTCTACCAAGAGAACTATGTAATCGGCAGGAGGCGTGATTTCCAGGCCTCCTCTGGAGTTCGGTTCCAGAGCCAGTACTGTGCGTGGAGGTGAGCCATCCACATGGGGGCACCCAGGCCCTTGACTTGGGAGACCCTACCCTACGTAATGCCCCTGTATTATGTGCCCCCTCGTGCACATAATACATGGCCTTTTCTCATAGTCATTTAATAACAGATCTGGTGGAAAACACACAACCCACACACATTGCGGCTGGACGCATATATGCTCGAGGAGCCTGAAACAGCTGGTTATTTCAGGTTTTAAGTTCCAGAGGCGTAGCTGTATAACCCTGCGGGTCAGACTCCTGTTCTTTTGTCATCAACtaataattgaaaatgaattgttCAAACAGTCATTTCAAACATTGTTCTTCATACAGTAACCGGTAAGACTACTAGttattcatttcaaacaaagtaaactaACCTGTACTGGTACCAGTTGTAAACACTGTTCTGCATACAGCAAACAGCAGCCATGAGCCTTTGGCTAATGTTAGTTGAAAGCTAAACTACTAACAACATGCTAATCATGGAAAGCTAATCTATTAGTGACATTTTCTCTTCAACTTCCTCTTTAGGTTGCTTTGCAGAGGAGGCAGTTGTTGCCACAGCAGGGATGATATCCCGCCTGTTGACTCAGGCTGTGCCCATGTGACATCAAGTGCATGCGCATGGACCTAGAACAGTAAATAGGAACGCCGTCTCTCTAAAATTAACACTCCTATGGCATCCTTCCATCCGGGGCTTGATTTTCTAAAccctgaaaaaaagagcaaggtGGAGGTGTAGAGCACTTCTCAGAGTACATGAAGGTTGATTTGGAGTTTGTTTTCCCAAAGACTACACAAAACTCCAGCTTGAATTGAGCTTCTTGATGTCAATGTAACTTGTTAAGCTGAAATGTTTGAGAGACAGTGGGATTGAATGCATGCAGATGATTTCAGGCCTGAGCATCTGTCAGCGAGAAGGAAATTCAAAGTTCTTTATAATATATGGAGTgattaataaaatatgtcttTAAAAAATCAAAGGAAATCAAATTGTAACACAGATACAGTAAATTGTgtaaaacaaaaccacaaaataagacatgaatAGGGGAACTAAATtataaagtataaaataaaaataagataaGGATAGATGTTATTTTAAGAATAAGTGCTATTTTATTCAtagttttttcattattttagatGTTTGCTTATTTAAgtaagtttgtttttcttgtttgacTATACTTTTTGGGTTAGCACACTGTGGGcaggaccagcatgcaccgggGTTAGGCTATATTGTTTTTTATCAGAGCAGCAATAAGAGTTTCTTTCTTTGGCTGGCTCAATatagaatgagaaaaaaaggaatcctGTTTGGACAATGAATGTCTTTGCCTGTATAGAACAAAGACCTAAAGAGCATCAGTGGCCCTTTCATTAATATTCGTATTTTTTAGTTTGTACCTGAGAATGGGCATTATGTTAGGCTTAAACAATAgaatttgtgggggggggggaatttaatGCAAGCGTTAACAAGCACCATATTTAATCAGTAAGTTTCAAAAGTGTGTCGATGGAGGCCATCTACCTTGAACAGATGCTTGCGGTCCCAGAACAGATTGTCAGTCTGCAGTAATATTAATCCCTTTCAGAATGCAAGTGTTGCTGAGTTTGGCATGCATTGAACCCTAAGAGGCTGCTGAACTTGCTGAACCTTTTGGTGGCCGCCAGAAGCGGTCTTCTATTTCTACTATAACAAATTAAACAGCACAAAGAAATCCATGTCTTCTAGAGTCATCATCACCGGCTCTTACATATAGATTCATTTCAAGGTGCTTATTCATCAGCGGAGgaattttctctttatttttctgaaAGTTGGCTGAACTGAATCCATGCATTTTTCAATCTTTTTGGAGTCTTATCATTGGGTATAGCACCCATATTTTCTCAGCAGGTAGAAATCACATCACTGATTTTGTTTCAGTGAGGGGTGAGAAAATGATGGTGTCATTTGGAGACAGACGCATTTGAATCTTGTCGACTCGAGTTCTGATGAAGCGACTCGCCAGCGCAAGACATTGGCAGACTGCCGTGGTGTTCAGAAGATCACTCCAGCTCCCACTATCCTTGTCTCGAGCACTGCAATTATTCTGTAACAATTTGCGACGGTCTATGCACCTCATGGATTCTGATGAGCAGAGAGGCACAGTGCAGCCGAAAGGGGGACGAGACACTAAGTTACAGTTTGGCTTGCATTGTGGGTTGCACGGGTGAGTTTGAAGAAGATAATATACGTGGGAAAATAATGCATTGGTTCTGCACAAATCAATATTCTATACCGGTCAACCATCAGGCCCAGAACTCTGTAACCGCATATTTAGCTTTGATTGTAATGCAGGGAGGAAAGGGCACTCTTTGTCTGGCCTCCCAGTGAAGCAAAATGGGTTTCCCTTCACCACATGCTGGTAATGTGACCCAGTACCAGTTGGAGTCAAAGAGCTTTTGGTTGCAGTGCATCATGAGCCAGGGTACAAGGtccctttcttttctgttgGATTGACACCAGTATGCAGAAATCGGCCC
Encoded proteins:
- the LOC134106115 gene encoding uncharacterized protein LOC134106115; protein product: MNGILFVLYCIEILGPVLCGAQTTSYPVTSTGIQNPNSSPPASITSPTTRPNSTNPSLSQDSNNHSASPSSGRQTTIASTTTIASTTPTNPLLMSIYAMQCRPVVIMAGGLIIACAILLISTLLLVCKVCQLSIQVKMLSDNADLISTTEYWMGTAKKSKSVSETEAKETTVLMVDIVQTEEHVGEGATKGEGGKGNKDGQREEEEKEEVKEEVAKTAEGKEASAEPETAAEDASSSKSPEEATDLQSVKAGAAPTSGCNEEPKEKV